A genomic stretch from bacterium includes:
- a CDS encoding DUF927 domain-containing protein, whose translation MYFKFKLSKSEDSPYIESVINNNNVYIKLIDKDKILYDYKYPLGFWKMGVGKMNGLVELVKSLGVVKGKTESELLVLASINEYRSIFDLKKIPFGFDVDGGLYTLSEDRDGNTTRKLITHTPVWVPFQYYNCDTNHMMIDLAFYSHGKLCIVPSYQKDAFQRRGIMEVASHGALLEEGKAGQLINWLTNYIHYNDIPLNHVFERFGWKDDMCFVLGTRMLSDVETKNIKIMQVPDKSIQGLECNGTAAEWVSYTKKILKYDRARIKCYAACAAPLLKLVNQKSFVVHDYGDSSTGKTKTSELAMSIWGDPGKLIMSGFGTAVGKERLATIFTDLPIFIDETSTTNEDDTKNFIYLIANETGKLRGLKEGGLQDTANWKTIAFTTGEEPLINDNSFTGMAMRTIELFGGLGVYDKEAIDEFKIGVESCYGVLGEYIIHKIIDNEKELQQYYTELTKKFNDLATELNISLNGIGGRSASMFAVIALGGLIFEEVVGMCGGEQKEAPVICADVYREYINIMSEAKYSMKAYEYFMSWFHTKEKYFLVDMMEITGKTPYDIYGNVTDTYIDIFPNMLKEVLERGGFNYRRVIKDWVDEKIIIQYEDKNGKKFTNYVVKYYNKTKKVIRVGVRND comes from the coding sequence GAATCTGTTATAAATAATAATAATGTTTATATTAAATTAATAGATAAGGATAAAATTCTTTATGATTATAAATATCCCCTGGGTTTTTGGAAAATGGGTGTTGGTAAAATGAATGGTTTGGTTGAATTGGTTAAATCGTTGGGGGTTGTTAAAGGCAAGACCGAATCTGAATTGTTGGTTTTGGCGTCTATTAATGAATATAGATCAATTTTTGATTTAAAAAAAATTCCGTTTGGGTTTGATGTTGATGGGGGATTATATACCTTGAGTGAGGACCGGGACGGAAACACAACCAGAAAACTAATTACACACACACCGGTTTGGGTTCCGTTTCAGTATTATAATTGTGATACAAATCATATGATGATTGACCTGGCTTTTTATTCACATGGTAAATTGTGTATTGTCCCGTCATATCAAAAAGACGCATTTCAAAGAAGGGGTATAATGGAAGTGGCGTCTCATGGTGCTTTATTAGAAGAGGGGAAAGCAGGGCAACTTATAAACTGGTTGACTAATTATATTCATTATAATGATATACCATTAAATCATGTATTTGAAAGGTTTGGGTGGAAGGATGATATGTGTTTTGTGCTTGGAACAAGAATGTTGTCAGATGTGGAAACTAAAAATATAAAGATTATGCAGGTCCCAGATAAAAGCATCCAGGGGTTGGAATGTAATGGTACAGCGGCTGAGTGGGTATCATACACTAAAAAAATATTAAAATATGATCGGGCGAGAATTAAATGTTATGCTGCGTGTGCGGCCCCGCTGCTGAAACTTGTTAACCAAAAATCTTTTGTTGTTCATGATTATGGTGATTCATCAACAGGAAAAACAAAAACATCAGAACTGGCTATGTCTATCTGGGGAGATCCTGGAAAACTTATTATGTCTGGGTTTGGTACGGCTGTTGGTAAAGAGCGCCTGGCCACTATATTTACAGACCTTCCAATATTTATAGATGAAACGTCTACCACAAACGAAGACGACACTAAAAATTTTATATATTTAATCGCTAATGAAACTGGGAAATTGCGAGGATTGAAAGAGGGGGGGTTACAAGACACAGCCAACTGGAAAACCATTGCCTTTACAACTGGTGAAGAGCCGTTAATTAATGACAATTCTTTTACGGGAATGGCTATGCGCACGATTGAATTGTTTGGGGGGTTGGGAGTATATGATAAGGAAGCCATTGATGAGTTTAAGATTGGTGTTGAATCGTGTTATGGTGTGTTGGGTGAATACATCATACATAAAATTATTGATAATGAAAAAGAATTGCAACAATATTATACTGAGCTTACAAAAAAGTTTAATGACTTGGCAACAGAGCTTAACATTTCATTGAATGGTATTGGTGGAAGATCGGCGTCTATGTTTGCCGTGATTGCGTTGGGTGGGTTAATTTTTGAAGAGGTTGTTGGTATGTGTGGTGGTGAACAAAAAGAAGCGCCTGTTATATGTGCAGATGTTTATAGAGAGTATATTAATATAATGTCTGAGGCAAAATATTCAATGAAAGCATATGAATATTTTATGTCGTGGTTTCATACAAAAGAAAAATATTTTTTGGTTGATATGATGGAAATTACAGGGAAGACACCATATGATATTTATGGGAATGTTACAGATACATATATAGATATTTTTCCTAACATGCTTAAAGAAGTTTTAGAAAGGGGTGGATTTAATTATAGGCGTGTTATAAAAGATTGGGTGGATGAAAAAATTATTATACAGTATGAAGATAAAAACGGTAAAAAATTTACAAATTATGTTGTAAAATATTATAATAAAACAAAAAAGGTTATACGTGTGGGGGTTAGAAATGACTGA